One genomic window of Acidobacteriota bacterium includes the following:
- a CDS encoding glutathione S-transferase, producing MADARSIILHEYPSSPFSEKVRLALRLKNLAYARVEIPMIMPRPDLMPMTGGYRRTPVMQIGADIFCDSAIILRELEARYPIFALKLPGHEGLAQIVAGWADSRWFQSSVAVIFGHMGDSVPEAFIKDREQLSGRPFNVEGMKAVAPMMKDQWRARLMLIEERLAGGKGAGSGLYLIGAKPGLVDVHAYMNVWWMKNAVPEFADACLESAPLTAAWYRRIAEVEGQVPETITSREALAIAKDAAPRLVAATTRNEPQEFSPGEQVAVAPDDYGQVWVEGELVHADSQRIILRRFTPEAETIHVHFPRAGFLVRRA from the coding sequence ATGGCCGACGCTCGCAGCATCATCCTTCACGAGTACCCGTCTTCGCCCTTCTCCGAGAAGGTGCGCCTTGCCCTTCGCCTGAAGAACCTCGCCTATGCGCGCGTCGAGATTCCGATGATCATGCCGCGCCCGGACCTGATGCCGATGACCGGCGGCTACCGGCGCACCCCGGTCATGCAGATCGGCGCCGACATCTTCTGCGACTCGGCCATCATCCTGCGCGAACTCGAGGCGCGCTATCCGATCTTTGCGCTGAAGCTGCCCGGCCATGAAGGCCTCGCGCAGATCGTTGCCGGCTGGGCCGACTCGCGCTGGTTCCAATCCTCGGTCGCCGTCATCTTCGGCCACATGGGCGACAGCGTGCCGGAAGCCTTCATCAAGGACCGCGAACAGCTTTCCGGCCGTCCGTTCAATGTCGAGGGCATGAAGGCCGTCGCCCCGATGATGAAGGACCAGTGGCGCGCCCGCCTGATGCTGATCGAGGAGCGCCTCGCGGGCGGGAAGGGGGCGGGCTCCGGCCTGTACCTGATCGGCGCGAAGCCGGGCCTCGTCGACGTGCATGCCTACATGAACGTCTGGTGGATGAAGAATGCGGTGCCGGAATTTGCCGATGCCTGCCTCGAGAGTGCGCCGCTGACGGCCGCCTGGTACCGCCGCATCGCCGAGGTCGAAGGCCAGGTGCCGGAGACGATCACCTCGCGCGAAGCCCTCGCCATCGCCAAGGACGCCGCGCCGCGCCTCGTCGCCGCGACGACCCGCAACGAGCCGCAGGAATTCTCGCCCGGCGAACAGGTCGCCGTCGCGCCGGATGATTACGGACAGGTCTGGGTGGAGGGCGAACTCGTCCACGCCGACTCGCAGCGCATCATCCTGCGCCGCTTCACGCCTGAGGCCGAGACGATCCACGTCCACTTCCCGCGCGCCGGCTTCCTGGTCCGCCGCGCCTGA
- a CDS encoding DUF1344 domain-containing protein — translation MRKYMLPAALAAMMTLAPIAAASPGHPASHPAASQAGAHYAKLRGVIHSVDTKANAVTLDDGRTFVLPANAPASGLKAGEKVSLEWSWVGDQRVAKEVNTLN, via the coding sequence ATGCGAAAATACATGCTCCCTGCGGCGCTTGCCGCGATGATGACGCTTGCCCCGATTGCAGCCGCCTCGCCGGGCCACCCTGCTTCCCATCCCGCGGCAAGCCAGGCCGGCGCCCACTATGCGAAACTGCGCGGCGTCATCCATTCGGTCGATACCAAGGCCAACGCCGTCACGCTCGACGACGGGCGCACCTTCGTGCTGCCCGCGAACGCGCCCGCATCCGGCCTGAAGGCCGGCGAGAAGGTATCGCTCGAGTGGAGCTGGGTCGGCGACCAGCGTGTCGCCAAGGAGGTGAACACCCTGAACTGA
- a CDS encoding SMP-30/gluconolactonase/LRE family protein, which produces MATAALGLSACAPSSAPADTSVPVEETAPAATEKATWTFEDGVIFPAGRTLVRPESGVVLADGTVVVVDQVNGLTAIAPDGSVSPYGSFAAAGFTHSPPDNPSGPNGVSFEPDGRHLLTADVFTGSLWRTDTQTGTTTKIYQHPFGINYAHRDSTGALWFTQSTENAPPGSNARLFAALDTPLPDGKLFRIAPTPDGQPLGAPQEMLTGLQFANGFAIDETRGKLFIAETVAGNVLSYTVDLGTGALTDRALLATVLSPDNVEQAADGALWVASPMANQVLEINPDTGETRVAFSAQTETGAAVAAEYVRRGEAGEPRAELMAPDVWAPLPGLVTGVIHTPGGGPVYVSGLGDALLKIEE; this is translated from the coding sequence TTGGCCACCGCCGCGCTCGGGCTATCGGCCTGCGCGCCTTCGTCCGCACCCGCCGACACTTCCGTACCGGTTGAGGAAACGGCGCCCGCGGCAACTGAAAAAGCGACCTGGACCTTCGAGGACGGCGTCATCTTCCCGGCCGGTCGCACCCTTGTGCGTCCGGAATCCGGCGTGGTGCTTGCCGATGGCACAGTGGTTGTGGTGGACCAGGTCAATGGACTGACCGCCATCGCACCGGACGGCTCGGTCAGCCCGTACGGCAGTTTCGCCGCCGCAGGCTTCACCCATTCGCCGCCGGACAATCCCTCCGGCCCGAACGGCGTGTCCTTCGAACCGGATGGACGCCACCTGCTGACTGCTGACGTGTTCACGGGCAGCCTCTGGCGCACCGACACGCAAACGGGCACGACCACGAAGATCTATCAGCATCCCTTCGGCATCAACTACGCGCACCGCGATTCCACGGGGGCGTTGTGGTTCACCCAGTCGACCGAGAATGCACCGCCCGGATCCAACGCGCGCCTCTTCGCAGCCCTGGATACGCCCCTGCCTGACGGCAAACTGTTCCGGATTGCACCCACGCCCGACGGCCAACCGCTGGGCGCGCCGCAGGAAATGCTGACCGGCCTGCAATTCGCCAACGGCTTTGCGATCGACGAGACGCGCGGCAAACTCTTCATCGCCGAAACAGTGGCAGGAAACGTGCTCAGCTACACGGTTGACCTTGGCACCGGCGCGCTGACTGACCGGGCGCTGCTGGCAACCGTCCTGTCGCCCGACAATGTCGAGCAGGCGGCTGATGGTGCACTCTGGGTTGCGTCGCCGATGGCCAATCAGGTGCTCGAGATCAATCCGGACACGGGGGAAACCCGGGTCGCCTTTTCGGCACAGACCGAAACGGGCGCTGCAGTCGCCGCTGAATATGTTCGGCGCGGCGAAGCGGGCGAGCCGCGCGCCGAACTGATGGCGCCGGATGTCTGGGCGCCATTGCCGGGCCTCGTGACCGGCGTGATCCACACGCCGGGCGGTGGCCCGGTTTATGTGTCCGGACTTGGCGATGCGTTGCTGAAGATCGAGGAATAG
- a CDS encoding methylated-DNA--[protein]-cysteine S-methyltransferase, whose protein sequence is MTQTPAPLSERAAAYGRMAKALDWMGETWADWPDLETSAAAVGLSPHHFQREFTRWAGISPKQYQGTLAHAAAGELLRGGASVLDAALETGLSGPGRLHDLFVAHEGLSPGEAKGGGKGADLSIGAAPTPFGRGIFLTSPRGLCGLGFADDGAAAKSGFVHPGYTEERVFADLAARYPGADIRRDDAEAQRWAVRAFERREALPVALYGTPFRRQIWRALMDIPAGETWTYGQVARAAGHPQAARAAGAAIGANTIAWFIPCHRALAADGRLHNYHWGVARKRAMLVYERAHVA, encoded by the coding sequence ATGACACAGACACCTGCTCCCCTCTCCGAACGCGCCGCCGCCTATGGGCGCATGGCCAAGGCTCTCGACTGGATGGGCGAGACCTGGGCCGACTGGCCGGACCTCGAGACATCCGCCGCTGCGGTTGGCCTTTCGCCGCACCATTTCCAGCGCGAATTCACCCGCTGGGCCGGCATCAGCCCGAAGCAATACCAGGGCACCCTGGCCCATGCGGCAGCCGGCGAGCTGCTGCGCGGCGGCGCCAGCGTGCTGGACGCGGCGCTTGAGACGGGCCTGTCGGGCCCCGGCCGGCTGCATGACCTCTTCGTGGCGCATGAAGGCCTCTCCCCCGGCGAGGCGAAAGGCGGCGGCAAGGGCGCGGACCTGAGCATCGGCGCGGCGCCGACGCCGTTCGGGCGCGGCATATTCCTGACGTCGCCGCGCGGGCTCTGCGGTCTCGGTTTTGCCGATGACGGCGCGGCCGCAAAATCCGGCTTCGTGCATCCGGGCTATACCGAGGAGCGCGTCTTCGCCGATCTCGCGGCGCGCTATCCCGGGGCCGACATCCGCCGCGATGACGCCGAGGCGCAGCGCTGGGCGGTACGGGCCTTCGAGCGGCGCGAGGCGCTGCCGGTGGCGCTCTACGGCACGCCGTTCCGGCGCCAGATCTGGCGCGCGCTGATGGATATTCCGGCCGGGGAGACCTGGACCTATGGGCAGGTCGCGCGCGCCGCCGGCCATCCGCAGGCCGCCCGCGCGGCCGGCGCCGCGATCGGCGCCAACACGATCGCCTGGTTCATCCCCTGCCACCGGGCCCTTGCAGCCGATGGCCGCCTGCATAACTATCACTGGGGTGTGGCGCGCAAACGCGCCATGCTCGTCTACGAACGCGCGCACGTGGCCTGA
- a CDS encoding zinc-ribbon domain-containing protein, producing MILTCPSCSTHYFADDSTIGESGRTVKCAACGHSWFVQPKSVADEKPAAPAHEVYRERLREQRREKSRFAAVFSWLFTGSLFVAATIAAFVFRNDVVKVWPQSAAAYKMAGLEVNRFGMDFADIERARTFNDTIPIVTVTGRAVNVANTAVETPGVRVDLRDEAGKVVATRYSFVTPRDLEPGASGQFGVVVEPAPVESFEIVVSFVERSAVPNEPPTEELPPLQEETLPDAEDPL from the coding sequence ATGATCCTTACCTGTCCTTCGTGCAGCACCCATTATTTCGCCGATGACTCAACAATCGGTGAAAGCGGGCGCACGGTGAAATGCGCAGCCTGCGGGCATTCCTGGTTCGTGCAGCCGAAATCGGTCGCCGACGAGAAGCCGGCGGCGCCTGCGCACGAGGTCTACCGCGAGCGCCTGCGCGAACAGCGCCGCGAGAAAAGCCGGTTCGCTGCCGTGTTTTCCTGGCTGTTCACCGGCAGCCTGTTCGTGGCTGCGACGATCGCCGCCTTCGTTTTCCGCAACGACGTCGTGAAGGTCTGGCCGCAATCGGCCGCAGCCTACAAGATGGCCGGCCTTGAAGTGAACCGTTTCGGCATGGATTTCGCCGACATCGAGCGCGCCCGGACGTTCAACGACACGATCCCGATCGTCACGGTCACCGGCCGCGCCGTCAATGTCGCCAATACGGCAGTCGAGACACCCGGCGTGCGGGTCGACCTGCGCGACGAGGCGGGCAAGGTTGTCGCCACCCGCTACAGCTTCGTAACTCCGCGCGATCTCGAGCCCGGCGCGTCCGGCCAGTTCGGCGTGGTGGTCGAGCCTGCCCCGGTCGAGAGTTTCGAGATTGTCGTCAGTTTCGTCGAGCGCTCCGCCGTTCCGAATGAGCCGCCTACGGAGGAATTGCCGCCTCTGCAGGAAGAAACACTGCCAGATGCCGAGGATCCGCTCTGA
- a CDS encoding cyclase family protein, translating into MKRILITTSALLAACSSLSNGVAEQPAAAKTEVISEGWYPSRYGADDRLGAMNNLSAEKTAEAAKLITTGKTYALGQVTGAKTPAYGPRKFSMTILQLSDGSGTPLGENKAVGNDDLVNTYIGIGSQIDGLGHMGIDHRYYNGVPVSEFVTTGGLTQYGTHTIPPVATRGILLDMTKAFGNPVAPGTAFNRAEIEAAAKAAGVTIGKGDIVLFHTGTMKATENDAELSPVEPGLGVEGAQYLADLGVVAIGADTWAIEVIPFEKEARPFDVHLTLLAKNGVYILENMVTDELAADGVTEFFFTLGAPRLEGAVQAIINPVAIR; encoded by the coding sequence ATGAAACGCATCCTGATCACGACGAGCGCGCTGCTCGCCGCCTGCAGCAGTCTGTCGAACGGCGTGGCCGAACAGCCGGCGGCCGCCAAGACCGAAGTGATATCCGAAGGCTGGTATCCTTCGCGCTATGGCGCAGACGACCGGCTCGGCGCCATGAACAACCTCTCCGCCGAAAAGACTGCCGAGGCCGCCAAGCTCATCACCACTGGCAAGACCTACGCGCTCGGCCAGGTGACCGGCGCGAAGACGCCCGCTTACGGCCCGCGCAAGTTCAGCATGACGATCCTTCAGCTCTCGGACGGTTCGGGCACGCCGCTTGGCGAGAACAAGGCAGTCGGCAATGATGATCTCGTCAACACCTATATCGGCATCGGCAGCCAGATCGACGGCCTCGGCCACATGGGCATCGATCACCGGTACTATAACGGCGTTCCGGTCTCCGAATTCGTCACCACCGGCGGCCTCACGCAGTATGGCACGCACACGATCCCGCCGGTCGCCACACGCGGCATCCTGCTCGACATGACGAAAGCCTTCGGCAATCCGGTTGCTCCGGGTACGGCGTTCAACCGCGCTGAGATCGAGGCGGCCGCCAAGGCCGCCGGCGTCACCATCGGCAAGGGCGACATCGTGCTTTTCCATACCGGCACGATGAAGGCCACCGAGAATGATGCGGAACTCTCGCCCGTCGAGCCGGGCCTCGGCGTCGAGGGCGCGCAGTACCTCGCCGATCTCGGCGTCGTGGCCATCGGCGCCGACACCTGGGCAATCGAAGTGATCCCGTTCGAGAAGGAAGCGCGCCCGTTCGACGTGCACCTGACGCTGCTCGCGAAGAACGGCGTCTACATCCTCGAAAACATGGTCACCGACGAACTCGCCGCTGATGGCGTCACCGAATTCTTCTTCACCCTCGGCGCGCCACGCCTCGAAGGCGCGGTGCAGGCGATCATCAATCCGGTGGCGATCCGCTAG
- a CDS encoding VOC family protein, with amino-acid sequence MSVQFLHTMVRVGDIDAALKFFCDGLGLTEIGRFDNEAGRFTLVFLASPADIARMGGVPKGKRPTEMDFPMVELTHNWDEKDYAGGRNFGHLAYQVDDIYAATQRFADLGVTISRPPRDGRMTFIRSPDGISIELLQKGEAKAPVEPWASAPNIGAW; translated from the coding sequence ATGAGCGTCCAGTTCCTGCACACGATGGTGCGCGTCGGCGATATCGATGCGGCGCTGAAATTCTTCTGCGACGGCCTCGGCCTCACCGAGATCGGACGCTTCGACAACGAAGCCGGCCGCTTCACGCTGGTCTTCCTCGCGTCCCCCGCCGACATTGCGCGCATGGGCGGCGTGCCTAAAGGCAAGCGGCCGACCGAGATGGACTTCCCGATGGTCGAGCTCACCCACAACTGGGACGAGAAGGACTATGCCGGCGGGCGCAATTTCGGTCACCTCGCCTACCAGGTCGACGACATCTACGCCGCGACCCAGCGTTTCGCCGATCTCGGCGTGACGATTTCACGCCCGCCGCGCGATGGCCGGATGACCTTCATCCGCTCACCGGACGGCATCTCGATCGAGCTGTTGCAGAAGGGCGAGGCGAAAGCGCCGGTCGAGCCCTGGGCCAGCGCGCCGAATATCGGGGCGTGGTAA
- a CDS encoding MAPEG family protein has product MTPVAATTLYIGLFGLLMLILKMNVGRVRSSKKINLGDGGDDSMQRAIRVQGNAVEDVPVVLFGLVGLALLGAPVILIHSLGSTFLLARILHAVGLGGLAGAGVGRLIGTLLSLIVLLATAAACIWYALA; this is encoded by the coding sequence ATGACGCCTGTTGCTGCCACGACGCTCTACATCGGTCTGTTCGGCCTGTTGATGTTGATCCTGAAGATGAATGTCGGGCGTGTGCGCTCGTCGAAAAAGATCAATCTCGGCGACGGCGGCGACGACTCCATGCAGCGCGCCATCCGGGTTCAGGGCAACGCGGTGGAAGATGTGCCGGTTGTCCTCTTCGGCCTTGTCGGCCTCGCGCTGCTCGGCGCGCCGGTCATCCTGATCCACAGTCTCGGCAGCACGTTCCTGCTCGCGCGGATCCTGCACGCGGTCGGCCTTGGCGGCCTCGCCGGCGCAGGCGTCGGCCGCCTGATCGGCACGCTGCTTTCCCTGATCGTCCTCCTGGCCACGGCCGCAGCCTGTATCTGGTACGCCCTCGCCTGA
- a CDS encoding alpha/beta hydrolase, giving the protein MPRVKSNGIELEYDTMGSPNDPAVVLIMGFAFQMTRWPEALKRGIADAGYRVIWFDNRDIGLSSEISHFTPPTAMEVMQAVMAGKDAANMVPYTLDDLAADTAGLLDALGIQQADIIGMSMGGMIAQLMALDHAAKVRKLVLMMTTSGNPSLPLPAPEAMAALSALPAERTAEAIGEIAILAQHGIGSHPELRNSAEVIRARAIEDFHRSDRPMGMLRQNGAVIAQKRWHHRLGDVKAPTLVLHGAEDPLVRPAAGEDIAKRIPGAVFKAYPHWGHDLADRMSDTLVSDIVPFLKA; this is encoded by the coding sequence ATGCCGCGCGTGAAGAGCAACGGAATAGAACTCGAATACGACACGATGGGCAGCCCGAACGATCCGGCGGTGGTGCTGATCATGGGTTTTGCCTTCCAGATGACGCGCTGGCCGGAGGCGCTGAAGCGCGGCATTGCGGATGCGGGTTACCGGGTGATCTGGTTCGACAACCGGGACATCGGCCTGTCGAGCGAGATTTCGCATTTCACGCCCCCGACGGCGATGGAAGTCATGCAGGCGGTGATGGCCGGCAAGGACGCCGCGAACATGGTGCCCTACACGCTGGACGATCTCGCCGCCGACACGGCCGGGCTACTGGACGCGCTCGGCATTCAGCAGGCGGACATCATCGGCATGTCGATGGGCGGGATGATCGCGCAGCTGATGGCGCTCGACCATGCCGCGAAGGTGCGCAAGCTCGTGCTGATGATGACGACCTCAGGTAACCCTTCCCTGCCCCTGCCGGCGCCGGAAGCGATGGCGGCGCTCAGCGCGCTGCCGGCCGAGCGGACGGCCGAGGCGATCGGCGAGATCGCCATCTTGGCCCAGCACGGCATCGGTTCGCATCCGGAGCTGCGCAATTCCGCAGAAGTCATCCGTGCACGCGCGATCGAGGATTTCCATCGCTCCGACCGGCCGATGGGCATGCTGCGCCAGAACGGCGCTGTGATTGCACAGAAGCGGTGGCATCACCGGCTTGGCGACGTGAAGGCGCCGACGCTGGTTCTGCACGGGGCGGAAGATCCGCTCGTGCGCCCGGCTGCCGGCGAGGACATCGCCAAGCGCATCCCGGGCGCGGTGTTCAAGGCCTATCCCCATTGGGGCCACGACCTGGCGGACAGGATGTCCGACACGCTGGTGTCGGACATCGTGCCGTTCCTGAAGGCCTAG
- a CDS encoding hypoxanthine phosphoribosyltransferase, whose amino-acid sequence MPKIDVVLSEADLMARVDDLAERLAPRLAGDWTAVSILIGATPFTTDLMKALARRDVHPVLDVLWLESYRDARESSGRVVVRADVSRPVEGRGMLLIDDVFDTGRTLDFAKQHLIAKGAREVLTVALTQKPWAPRGAEGVDFCAFDAPGRFLVGYGMDDAGLYRGLPYIGALD is encoded by the coding sequence ATGCCCAAGATCGATGTCGTCCTGTCCGAAGCGGACCTGATGGCCCGCGTCGACGACCTCGCCGAGCGCCTTGCGCCGCGCCTTGCCGGCGACTGGACGGCGGTGTCGATCCTGATCGGGGCAACGCCCTTCACCACCGACCTGATGAAAGCGCTCGCCCGGCGCGACGTGCACCCGGTGCTCGATGTGCTGTGGCTGGAAAGCTACCGCGATGCGCGCGAGAGCTCGGGCCGCGTCGTGGTGCGAGCAGATGTCTCGCGGCCTGTCGAAGGGCGCGGCATGCTGCTGATCGACGATGTGTTCGACACCGGCCGCACGCTTGATTTCGCCAAGCAGCACCTGATCGCCAAGGGCGCGCGCGAAGTGCTCACCGTGGCGCTGACGCAGAAGCCTTGGGCGCCGCGCGGCGCCGAAGGCGTGGACTTCTGCGCCTTCGATGCGCCGGGCCGCTTCCTCGTCGGCTATGGCATGGACGATGCCGGTCTCTACCGAGGCCTGCCCTATATCGGTGCGCTGGACTGA